From Leptospira ryugenii, a single genomic window includes:
- the lon gene encoding endopeptidase La, with product MDQNDSWESPTKLARIEDALPKQIFLLPIKVRPVFPGIITPLIVPPGRFISSIEETSKGAGFIGLILLKKDDSDEPSETNIYQVGIVARILKKVNLPDGGINILVNTIQRFKIESITQTEPWLIADVSYPEEELGTSKNNIKALMRTLVILTKELSQNNPLFTEDMKLTMLNVNEPGKMSDFVCSILNLEKEDYQSVIEALTLNDRLEKVLLFLKKEIDLVLLQKKIQDQINDKIDNQQRQFFLREQLKAIQQELGLGEEKQEAKYDKLLDRLKAIPVSSEVLKEVEREVEKIKNTDPMSSDYNVIRNYLDLIEALPWEAPKPKEINLLHAKKILNRDHYKLEDVKERILEYLAVRKLNPKSRGSILCLVGPPGVGKTSIAKSVAEALGKKYYRFSVGGMRDEAEIKGHRRTYIGAMPGKLINALKITKERDPVILLDEIDKMSQGFQGDPQAALLEVLDPEQNASFRDHYLDLPFDLSDVFFLATANTYEPIPRVLLDRMEVIQLSGYIAEEKVQIFEKYLWKKTFEKNGLNPNQFSMKKETILHLINSYSRESGLRGLEKQFDKLVRKIALKQVLKEKYAKEIKEKDILELLGAPIFTDDRMVTPKVPGTALGLAWTSAGGSTLLIEAVFVTGKGGILLTGQMGKMMEESANIALSFIKNYLADDKIFENKSIHLHVPDGATPKDGPSAGITMATALLSLARGQVVRPGFGMTGELTLTGEVLPIGGLREKIVAAKRVGVKQIIYPKDNEKAFLEIPDYVKKGVKFFPVSHFSEVAALVLPKEKKGKGKKR from the coding sequence TTGGATCAAAATGATTCTTGGGAAAGTCCCACCAAATTGGCACGAATTGAAGATGCCCTACCTAAACAAATTTTCCTTTTACCTATCAAGGTAAGACCTGTTTTCCCTGGTATCATTACACCTTTAATTGTCCCTCCGGGTAGATTTATATCCTCTATCGAGGAAACAAGTAAAGGTGCTGGCTTTATAGGTCTCATTTTATTAAAAAAAGATGATTCTGATGAGCCCTCAGAAACTAACATCTATCAGGTTGGGATAGTTGCTAGGATATTGAAAAAGGTTAACCTACCGGATGGCGGAATCAATATCTTAGTCAATACTATCCAAAGATTTAAAATTGAATCAATAACGCAGACTGAACCATGGTTGATTGCGGACGTTTCGTATCCTGAAGAAGAATTAGGAACTTCCAAAAATAATATAAAGGCTTTGATGAGAACTCTTGTGATCCTCACTAAAGAACTCTCTCAAAACAACCCATTGTTTACAGAAGATATGAAACTCACCATGTTGAATGTAAATGAACCGGGTAAAATGTCTGATTTTGTTTGCTCTATATTAAATCTTGAAAAAGAAGACTACCAAAGTGTTATTGAAGCTCTCACTTTAAATGATCGCCTTGAAAAGGTCCTCTTGTTTCTCAAAAAAGAAATCGATCTAGTTTTGTTGCAGAAAAAAATCCAAGACCAGATCAACGATAAAATCGATAACCAACAAAGACAATTTTTTCTTAGAGAACAGTTAAAAGCTATCCAACAAGAATTAGGCTTAGGCGAAGAGAAGCAAGAAGCCAAGTATGACAAGTTATTAGATCGATTGAAGGCTATTCCTGTCTCTTCCGAAGTTTTAAAAGAAGTAGAGCGAGAGGTAGAGAAGATTAAAAATACGGATCCCATGAGTAGCGATTACAATGTGATCCGCAATTATTTGGATCTTATCGAGGCACTTCCCTGGGAAGCACCGAAGCCAAAAGAAATCAACCTCCTCCATGCAAAAAAAATCTTAAACCGCGATCATTATAAATTAGAGGATGTAAAGGAAAGGATTTTAGAATACTTAGCTGTGAGAAAACTCAATCCCAAGTCCAGAGGATCTATCTTATGTTTGGTGGGGCCACCAGGTGTTGGCAAAACATCCATAGCGAAATCTGTTGCTGAGGCACTTGGGAAAAAGTATTATCGATTTTCTGTGGGTGGAATGCGGGACGAGGCAGAGATCAAAGGCCATAGACGAACCTATATTGGTGCTATGCCAGGCAAATTGATAAACGCATTAAAAATCACAAAAGAGAGGGATCCTGTCATTCTATTGGACGAGATTGACAAAATGTCGCAAGGGTTCCAAGGGGACCCACAAGCTGCTCTACTTGAAGTTCTTGATCCAGAACAGAATGCAAGTTTTAGGGATCACTATTTGGACCTACCGTTCGATTTGTCCGATGTTTTCTTTTTGGCAACTGCCAATACCTATGAACCGATACCAAGAGTTTTATTAGATCGAATGGAAGTCATCCAGCTATCAGGTTACATCGCGGAAGAGAAAGTACAAATTTTTGAAAAGTATCTCTGGAAAAAAACCTTTGAAAAAAATGGTCTGAATCCAAATCAATTTTCCATGAAGAAAGAAACCATCTTACATTTGATCAATTCCTACTCAAGGGAATCTGGTTTACGTGGTTTAGAAAAGCAATTTGATAAACTTGTAAGAAAAATAGCCCTCAAACAGGTATTAAAAGAGAAGTACGCAAAGGAAATCAAAGAAAAAGATATATTAGAACTTTTGGGCGCACCAATTTTTACAGACGACCGTATGGTGACTCCAAAAGTTCCGGGCACAGCACTAGGATTGGCTTGGACAAGTGCTGGTGGGTCTACCCTTTTGATAGAAGCTGTATTTGTCACTGGTAAAGGTGGGATATTGTTGACTGGGCAGATGGGCAAGATGATGGAAGAATCAGCAAATATTGCTCTCTCTTTTATTAAAAATTATTTAGCAGATGATAAAATTTTTGAAAATAAATCTATCCACTTACACGTGCCAGATGGTGCCACTCCAAAGGATGGCCCAAGTGCAGGTATAACAATGGCAACAGCTCTACTTTCTTTAGCGAGAGGACAAGTTGTTCGGCCTGGATTTGGTATGACCGGAGAGTTGACGCTCACGGGAGAAGTTTTGCCGATAGGTGGGCTCCGCGAAAAAATCGTCGCTGCAAAACGAGTCGGTGTAAAGCAAATCATCTATCCCAAAGACAATGAGAAAGCTTTTTTAGAGATTCCTGATTATGTGAAAAAAGGTGTAAAATTTTTTCCAGTCTCACACTTCTCTGAAGTTGCTGCCTTGGTATTACCAAAAGAGAAAAAAGGAAAAGGTAAAAAACGATGA
- a CDS encoding transglycosylase domain-containing protein, whose translation MIRNDHTAFLVLKAIADHLRDFLIILWNKRQTILLFSIFFFIFLLLFFTGGAYVVWSGERARVEKSLEKYRSEVSNFYDSFQPKSIKILDRSGTVIGEFYRRNFRPIRTDNLSKNNIIIWSLLSSEDREFFNHSGVNYSAIIRAVLTNLVQFRLSQGGSTITQQLSKLTLNLGRRNLFNKITELYCTFYIESQFSKEEILAMYLNQIFLGEGNTGVEEAARYYFRKPASELTAEEAAMLVGIIPAPSVYNPIRNLGIALNRQKRVLYDMARNPELHPAPKEIPKKFNDQIEVNIKKFRSIYKVKEFKDDDGNPRYTSEIGKYGADKDFRINLAPDFNTEIRRFVLDTFSEEDLEERGLVVYSTLDLEKQRMAEDALRIGIDGVRSELSKEEREYSSKGKSDLSELTKTILPQMTGSFISLDPETGDIEALVGGYKISNSFRFNRAEEARRQPGSTIKALVYALAFEKRIVNPSSKIKDEKLDISGYSPKNWYKGYRGDMTVRTALAQSVNTVSVKLLDQIGINYFLSKLSSILFLPEDEVKSRFQKNLSLALGSGELSPMELATIYATLLNGGRRVVPRKIIKITDLDGNEFYQSPTNEATEQILDPVACAMAVNTLESVLTEEGTMNVKKISGEPNLFAGKTGTVQSPKVKKSRWAGLKGVRDVWFAGFAPRNVTVVWVGHDEGAPFPGSGSGVAGGIWIKFIQNVKTRFGFGNRLITPFVGDFVKVDVCADDGTLLENTPTYICKMPLYQQYYYIGDLPPKRDGFSKVETIQPPTANEGQSENTEYNESGERVSPVTPDAVELEPPIIDNPKALGTE comes from the coding sequence ATGATCAGAAATGACCATACTGCTTTCTTAGTATTGAAAGCCATTGCAGACCATCTTCGAGATTTTCTCATTATTCTCTGGAACAAAAGACAAACAATCCTACTCTTCTCTATCTTCTTCTTTATCTTTCTTCTGCTCTTTTTTACTGGAGGAGCCTATGTTGTGTGGTCTGGTGAGAGAGCAAGGGTGGAAAAGTCACTGGAAAAGTATAGATCGGAAGTCTCAAATTTTTATGATAGCTTTCAACCTAAATCGATCAAAATTTTAGATAGAAGTGGAACAGTTATCGGTGAATTCTATCGTCGCAATTTCCGCCCAATTCGTACGGATAATTTGAGTAAAAACAACATCATCATTTGGTCTCTCCTTTCCTCTGAAGATAGAGAGTTTTTTAATCATTCAGGTGTAAACTATTCCGCTATCATTAGAGCAGTCCTCACCAATTTGGTCCAATTTAGGCTATCGCAAGGTGGATCCACAATCACCCAGCAGCTATCAAAGCTTACATTAAATTTAGGTCGGCGCAATTTATTCAACAAGATCACGGAACTTTACTGCACCTTCTACATCGAAAGCCAATTTTCTAAAGAAGAAATTTTGGCAATGTATTTGAATCAAATATTTCTTGGAGAAGGCAATACTGGCGTAGAGGAAGCGGCAAGGTATTATTTTAGAAAACCAGCTTCTGAACTTACAGCAGAGGAAGCCGCTATGTTAGTGGGTATCATACCTGCTCCTTCCGTCTATAATCCAATTCGGAATTTAGGTATCGCATTGAATCGCCAAAAACGTGTTCTGTATGATATGGCAAGAAATCCAGAGCTCCATCCAGCACCGAAAGAAATTCCAAAAAAATTCAATGACCAGATCGAAGTTAACATAAAAAAATTCCGCAGCATTTATAAGGTGAAGGAATTTAAAGATGATGATGGAAATCCTCGTTATACGAGTGAAATAGGTAAATATGGTGCTGACAAAGATTTCCGAATCAACCTTGCGCCTGACTTTAATACCGAAATACGGCGTTTTGTTTTAGACACCTTTTCTGAAGAGGATTTAGAGGAGAGAGGTCTAGTAGTATATTCTACTCTAGATCTAGAAAAACAGAGAATGGCAGAAGATGCCTTACGAATTGGGATTGATGGCGTACGTTCTGAACTAAGTAAGGAAGAGAGAGAGTATTCCTCCAAAGGTAAATCAGATCTTTCGGAGCTAACTAAAACTATTCTTCCTCAGATGACCGGATCCTTTATCTCTTTAGATCCTGAAACGGGTGATATTGAGGCTCTAGTAGGAGGTTATAAGATTTCAAATAGCTTTCGTTTCAATAGAGCAGAGGAAGCTAGGCGCCAGCCCGGAAGTACGATCAAGGCATTGGTCTATGCCTTGGCTTTTGAGAAACGAATTGTAAATCCTTCCTCCAAAATCAAAGATGAAAAGTTGGATATATCTGGATATTCTCCCAAGAATTGGTACAAAGGATATCGCGGAGATATGACCGTACGAACTGCACTTGCGCAATCTGTAAATACAGTCTCAGTTAAACTATTGGATCAAATAGGTATCAACTATTTCCTATCAAAATTATCTTCTATCCTATTTTTGCCAGAAGATGAAGTGAAGTCAAGGTTCCAAAAGAACCTTTCGCTTGCTTTAGGATCGGGAGAGCTGTCGCCTATGGAGCTTGCTACGATTTATGCTACCTTATTGAATGGGGGAAGGAGAGTTGTTCCGCGAAAGATTATCAAAATTACGGATCTAGACGGAAATGAATTTTACCAATCGCCGACCAATGAAGCCACCGAACAGATATTAGATCCGGTTGCCTGCGCTATGGCAGTCAACACCCTAGAATCTGTTTTAACCGAGGAAGGGACAATGAATGTAAAAAAGATATCAGGCGAACCAAATCTTTTTGCCGGCAAAACAGGAACTGTCCAAAGTCCAAAAGTAAAGAAGAGTCGTTGGGCTGGCTTAAAAGGTGTGCGGGATGTTTGGTTTGCTGGTTTTGCCCCACGGAACGTAACAGTCGTTTGGGTAGGGCATGATGAAGGTGCTCCTTTTCCTGGATCTGGATCAGGTGTGGCTGGCGGTATTTGGATCAAATTCATTCAAAATGTGAAAACTCGCTTTGGTTTTGGAAATCGATTGATTACTCCCTTTGTGGGAGATTTCGTAAAAGTGGATGTGTGTGCCGATGATGGTACACTCTTAGAAAACACCCCAACGTATATTTGTAAGATGCCTCTTTATCAACAATATTACTATATAGGAGATTTACCTCCTAAGCGAGATGGATTTTCTAAAGTAGAAACCATCCAGCCTCCTACAGCAAACGAAGGTCAATCCGAGAATACGGAATACAATGAATCAGGGGAACGTGTCAGTCCTGTGACACCTGATGCTGTGGAGTTGGAACCACCCATTATAGATAATCCGAAAGCATTGGGAACTGAATAA
- a CDS encoding tRNA (cytidine(34)-2'-O)-methyltransferase: MEVALFEPEIPPNTGNIARLCVNAGVPMSIIGEPAFDLSEKAVRRAGLDYWDQLQLSRYSGFSEFFESKKNQEKRIFLISKFGTKTYWDVNFQKGDVLVFGKETSGLPVAVREAHPAEQVLSIPMAAGSRSINLSNSVAIVLYEALRQTFRSS, encoded by the coding sequence TTGGAAGTCGCACTTTTCGAACCAGAAATCCCTCCCAATACTGGAAATATCGCGAGGCTTTGTGTCAATGCTGGCGTTCCCATGTCCATTATTGGTGAACCTGCTTTCGACCTTTCCGAAAAAGCGGTGAGACGGGCCGGTCTCGACTATTGGGACCAATTGCAACTCTCTCGGTATTCTGGTTTTTCCGAGTTCTTCGAAAGCAAAAAGAACCAAGAGAAGCGCATCTTTCTCATTTCCAAATTTGGAACCAAGACATATTGGGATGTAAACTTCCAAAAGGGGGATGTTTTGGTATTTGGAAAGGAGACGAGTGGACTGCCCGTTGCGGTCCGCGAGGCTCACCCAGCGGAACAAGTTCTTTCCATTCCAATGGCGGCTGGCTCTCGGTCGATCAACCTCTCCAACTCAGTTGCCATAGTGCTTTATGAAGCGCTGCGCCAAACGTTTCGGTCTTCTTAA
- a CDS encoding histidine kinase — MIYGMGKETSEISDHIKLHVENGKILSLKTHRISKSVEDHIKQAVELILDRLTYPTLVPTLYTIIKELAINACKANQKRVFFEERGYSFQNPEEYSKGVNEYRQMFSEVMSSEFGAKARRKGYYCLINFKFNEHGITIEVINNTPIAKQEEKAIRERLEKGMSYDDIAQFYLDNADNTEGAGLGLALILIMLKGEGIDPNYFRIIIGEDSTIARLEIPLSKSFTSVREKKL; from the coding sequence ATGATTTATGGTATGGGAAAGGAAACAAGCGAGATTTCTGACCACATTAAGCTCCATGTGGAAAACGGGAAGATTCTTTCCTTAAAAACCCATCGCATTTCCAAATCGGTAGAAGACCACATTAAACAAGCAGTGGAGTTGATTTTAGATCGGCTGACATACCCTACCCTAGTGCCTACCCTGTATACCATCATCAAAGAACTTGCCATTAATGCCTGCAAGGCGAACCAAAAAAGAGTTTTTTTCGAAGAACGTGGTTATTCCTTCCAAAACCCAGAAGAGTATTCCAAAGGAGTAAACGAGTATAGACAAATGTTTTCTGAAGTCATGTCTTCTGAGTTTGGGGCAAAGGCTAGACGTAAGGGATACTATTGTTTAATCAACTTTAAGTTTAATGAACATGGCATCACAATAGAAGTTATCAACAATACTCCCATTGCCAAACAAGAAGAGAAGGCAATACGAGAAAGATTGGAAAAAGGAATGTCCTATGATGACATTGCTCAATTCTATTTAGACAATGCAGACAATACAGAAGGTGCGGGACTTGGACTTGCGCTCATCTTAATTATGTTAAAGGGTGAGGGTATAGACCCCAATTACTTTCGTATTATCATAGGTGAAGATTCTACCATTGCTCGACTGGAAATCCCACTCTCAAAAAGCTTTACTTCCGTAAGGGAAAAAAAATTATAA
- a CDS encoding ATP-binding protein → MPFPLSQNELEKEIKSLFSCGLAGNAKDFLSWVQMEVQRKFKELPDTKLEAIQSYLDHLEKAGEIQTNPLDPREYLLAEKSTLTKKVGNSETFVLLGALHFNPMQYVRARLDYFLKMNKIDEDMRMDLCIATVEAVENAAKYGDGMNVEVIFQIDKNKVFSLEMINTVKDFNLEDDIQRGKFSSTATLMRGMMVMQKLFDTVDLDIIDNRKQAHLRATRKL, encoded by the coding sequence ATGCCATTCCCTCTTTCCCAGAATGAGTTAGAAAAGGAAATCAAATCTCTTTTTTCTTGTGGCCTCGCTGGGAACGCCAAAGATTTTCTCTCTTGGGTTCAAATGGAAGTCCAAAGAAAGTTCAAAGAACTCCCAGACACCAAGTTAGAAGCCATCCAAAGCTATCTTGACCATTTAGAAAAGGCCGGGGAAATCCAAACAAACCCTCTCGACCCACGTGAATACCTTTTAGCCGAGAAATCAACGCTCACCAAAAAGGTTGGGAATTCAGAAACCTTTGTTCTTTTGGGTGCCTTGCACTTTAACCCTATGCAATATGTGCGAGCACGTTTGGATTACTTTCTCAAAATGAACAAAATTGACGAAGATATGCGTATGGATCTCTGTATTGCTACCGTAGAAGCAGTAGAAAACGCAGCTAAGTATGGTGATGGAATGAATGTTGAAGTCATATTCCAAATTGACAAAAACAAAGTATTCTCCCTAGAAATGATCAATACAGTAAAAGACTTCAATCTGGAGGATGATATCCAAAGAGGAAAGTTTTCATCAACTGCTACTTTGATGCGTGGAATGATGGTGATGCAAAAGCTCTTTGACACTGTTGATTTAGATATCATTGACAATCGGAAACAAGCTCACTTACGAGCAACTCGCAAACTCTAA
- a CDS encoding S1 RNA-binding domain-containing protein, whose amino-acid sequence MKANQKPANEFDRLLEESFKKRKSIEPGSLHEAKVSSVKSDYIFIKTIHSNVLGNVSAEEWKEETPPKPGDTLSVYFLEEDSGDYYFTTCLVGEALTEKNLQIAERSEIPVLGQVAQEVNGGYEVKLGSYLAFVPFSQIDIEWKGKDLSGKRFKFIITEINQKSSKVILSQKKISDKDRDAKKRILVGELKVGSFVTVKVKSIHKFGLIVDMDGFDALVPSSEASFRKNVDLEKEFKVGESLRAKVLSLQWEEGKFSLSVKDFLQDPWSQKVPFRETDIVSGTVESIKPFGMFVKLNEDFVGLVPNKETGVPQRTPVNTVFSPGQKVEVFVLEINPEKKQIALSISKAKETQDRMEYQQYLKEEPSSSSVSSFGLLLKQSLEKKNQKSGK is encoded by the coding sequence ATGAAAGCGAATCAAAAACCGGCGAATGAATTTGACCGACTTTTAGAAGAGAGTTTTAAAAAACGAAAGTCGATCGAACCCGGCTCCCTCCATGAGGCAAAGGTAAGCTCTGTCAAAAGTGATTATATTTTTATAAAAACGATCCACTCCAATGTTTTAGGAAATGTGTCAGCAGAAGAATGGAAAGAGGAGACACCTCCTAAACCGGGGGATACACTTTCCGTATACTTTTTAGAAGAAGATTCTGGGGATTATTATTTTACCACTTGTTTGGTTGGAGAGGCCTTAACAGAAAAAAACCTCCAAATTGCCGAAAGATCAGAAATACCAGTTCTTGGGCAGGTAGCACAAGAGGTGAACGGCGGTTATGAGGTAAAGTTAGGTTCTTACTTAGCCTTTGTTCCATTTTCGCAGATTGACATTGAATGGAAAGGAAAAGATCTCTCTGGTAAACGATTCAAATTTATCATCACTGAAATCAACCAAAAGTCTTCCAAGGTCATTCTATCTCAAAAAAAGATCAGTGACAAAGACAGAGATGCCAAAAAACGGATATTAGTTGGAGAGCTCAAAGTAGGGAGCTTTGTTACGGTCAAAGTCAAATCAATACATAAATTTGGATTGATTGTGGACATGGATGGTTTTGATGCATTGGTACCTTCAAGTGAAGCAAGCTTTCGCAAAAATGTTGATTTAGAAAAAGAATTCAAAGTGGGAGAAAGTCTACGGGCTAAGGTGCTGTCTTTACAATGGGAAGAGGGTAAATTCTCATTGAGTGTGAAAGACTTCTTACAAGATCCTTGGTCACAAAAAGTGCCTTTTCGGGAAACAGATATTGTTTCTGGTACGGTAGAATCGATTAAACCATTCGGTATGTTTGTAAAATTAAACGAAGACTTTGTGGGACTAGTTCCCAATAAAGAAACAGGGGTTCCTCAGCGAACTCCCGTTAATACGGTGTTTAGTCCTGGACAAAAAGTGGAGGTCTTCGTGCTTGAAATCAATCCAGAAAAGAAGCAAATTGCTCTATCCATTTCTAAAGCCAAGGAAACACAAGATAGAATGGAGTACCAACAGTATCTTAAAGAGGAACCAAGTTCTAGTTCCGTTTCAAGCTTCGGACTTTTGTTGAAACAATCCTTGGAAAAAAAGAACCAAAAATCTGGGAAGTGA
- the uvrB gene encoding excinuclease ABC subunit UvrB, translating into MAKFKMVSPFQAAGDQVQAIEQIASAYQSGKNKVTLVGVTGSGKTFTMGQVIERVGKPTLILSHNKTLAAQLFREFKEFFPENAVEYFVSYYDYYQPEAYVPSSDTFIEKDMSMNEEIDKLRLRATSSLLERDDVIIVSSVSCIYGLGSPEDYMNSVVMLKVGEKIDRDQIVRKFLQIQYNRNDIDFSRGNFRVRGDSIEIMPSYQEEGIRIELFGDDVESLAKIDPITGKVKLKLDRAVIYPAKHFITSGPKVKDAIVKIKEEMAAQKAKFLEMGKHLEAERIESRTNYDMEMLAELGYCSGIENYSRHLTGRNEGDRPACLIDYFREQDFLLIVDESHVTLPQVGGMYAGDRSRKQTLVDFGFRLPSALDNRPLNFTEFESMTPRTLYVSATPDDTEIQKSEMVVEQIIRPTGLLDPEVEVRPTTNQIEDLLQEIHLRIEKKERVLITTLTKKMSEDLTDYYKEVGLKIAYLHSEIDTIERVEIIRDLRKGVYDCLVGINLLREGLDIPEVSLVAILDADKEGFLRNFKSLIQTIGRAARNVHGKAILYADRMTDSMKRAIFETERRRQIQEEHNNKFGITPTTVLKEIHDILPREMAEENEQEEALVLIEKEFTLKKYKTKDRLREALKKEMLRFASNMDFEKAALFRDKMLSLGPESIENKK; encoded by the coding sequence ATGGCAAAGTTCAAAATGGTTTCGCCTTTCCAAGCGGCAGGAGACCAAGTCCAGGCGATTGAACAGATTGCCTCCGCCTACCAATCAGGAAAAAACAAAGTTACACTCGTAGGAGTCACCGGATCAGGAAAGACTTTCACTATGGGACAAGTCATAGAAAGAGTTGGCAAACCAACTTTGATTCTTTCACACAACAAGACATTGGCAGCACAGCTCTTCAGAGAATTTAAAGAGTTTTTCCCTGAAAACGCTGTTGAATACTTTGTTTCTTATTACGATTACTACCAACCAGAAGCGTACGTTCCGTCCTCGGATACCTTTATCGAGAAAGACATGTCTATGAATGAGGAGATTGACAAACTTCGTTTACGTGCAACGTCCAGCCTTCTAGAGAGGGATGATGTCATCATCGTAAGTTCAGTATCCTGCATTTATGGTTTAGGATCACCAGAAGATTACATGAATTCTGTGGTGATGCTCAAAGTAGGCGAAAAAATAGACAGAGACCAAATTGTTCGTAAGTTTCTCCAGATACAATACAATCGAAACGATATAGACTTCAGTAGAGGGAATTTTCGGGTGAGAGGGGATTCCATTGAGATCATGCCATCTTACCAAGAAGAGGGGATTCGGATTGAACTATTTGGTGATGATGTAGAAAGTCTCGCAAAAATCGATCCTATTACGGGAAAGGTAAAGCTAAAATTAGATAGAGCTGTCATTTATCCCGCCAAACACTTTATTACCTCTGGGCCAAAAGTCAAAGATGCCATCGTTAAAATCAAAGAAGAGATGGCAGCACAAAAAGCCAAATTTTTAGAGATGGGAAAACACCTGGAAGCCGAGAGGATAGAATCAAGAACCAATTATGATATGGAAATGTTGGCAGAACTTGGTTATTGTTCAGGCATAGAAAACTATTCACGCCATTTAACAGGGAGAAACGAAGGAGATCGGCCAGCTTGTTTAATCGATTATTTTCGTGAACAAGATTTTTTACTCATTGTTGACGAGTCTCATGTTACGCTTCCACAAGTAGGTGGTATGTATGCAGGAGATAGATCTAGAAAACAAACTCTTGTTGATTTTGGATTTCGACTTCCCAGTGCTCTCGACAATCGACCTTTAAATTTTACAGAATTTGAAAGTATGACGCCACGTACTCTATACGTATCTGCAACACCCGATGATACGGAAATCCAAAAGAGTGAAATGGTAGTCGAACAAATCATTCGTCCGACAGGTTTATTGGATCCCGAAGTTGAAGTACGCCCAACCACCAACCAAATTGAAGACCTCTTACAAGAAATCCATTTGAGGATTGAAAAAAAAGAAAGAGTTTTGATCACCACTCTTACAAAAAAGATGTCGGAGGATCTGACCGATTATTACAAAGAAGTGGGTCTAAAAATCGCGTATTTGCATTCTGAAATAGATACCATTGAAAGGGTCGAAATTATCCGAGATCTGAGAAAGGGAGTTTATGACTGTTTGGTGGGGATCAATCTTTTAAGAGAAGGTTTGGATATACCTGAAGTTTCTCTTGTTGCTATTTTGGATGCAGATAAGGAAGGATTCCTTCGAAATTTCAAGTCCTTAATCCAAACCATTGGACGAGCTGCAAGAAACGTTCATGGTAAGGCCATTCTATATGCGGATCGAATGACCGATTCTATGAAACGAGCCATCTTCGAAACCGAGCGTAGGCGCCAGATCCAAGAAGAACACAACAATAAATTTGGCATTACACCAACGACGGTATTAAAAGAGATTCATGATATTCTTCCTCGAGAGATGGCCGAGGAAAATGAACAAGAAGAAGCCTTGGTTCTCATTGAAAAAGAATTCACTTTAAAAAAATATAAAACCAAAGACCGACTACGAGAAGCCTTAAAAAAGGAAATGTTACGATTTGCTTCGAACATGGATTTTGAAAAGGCAGCTTTATTTAGAGACAAGATGTTATCTCTCGGTCCAGAAAGTATTGAAAATAAAAAGTAA
- a CDS encoding glycosyltransferase family 2 protein, which translates to MLLPLSATIITLNEEDNLERTLKALSFIEDIVIVDSGSTDKTLHIASSFPAKILHRKFDTYANQKNYALAHTKYEWVLALDADEVVSDGLREEIIQLFSSSHKLEDSAGFLIPRLTNYMGTWIRYSGFYPNYQLRLFQKDKGKFGGGLVHERVQLERTPQKLSHPLHHYSYKNISDHLRFIDRYSSLFAEEEFRKGKRSGILWAFGKGFFKAFYMYWIRLGILDGKEGFVLATLGFYYNFLKYLKLYEKGKDPSISSFFVMIDPVHNVEGDETAKEDGNQIHI; encoded by the coding sequence ATGCTCCTTCCTCTCTCCGCGACGATCATAACTCTCAATGAAGAAGATAATTTAGAACGGACTCTAAAAGCACTCTCCTTTATTGAAGACATTGTTATAGTCGATTCTGGCTCAACGGATAAGACCTTACATATTGCATCCTCATTTCCCGCTAAGATTTTGCATCGTAAATTTGATACCTATGCCAACCAGAAAAATTATGCTTTGGCTCATACAAAATACGAGTGGGTCCTTGCTCTGGATGCGGATGAAGTTGTATCAGACGGTTTACGAGAAGAGATCATTCAGCTTTTTTCTTCTTCCCACAAACTAGAGGATAGTGCTGGATTTTTAATTCCCAGACTTACCAACTATATGGGTACCTGGATTCGTTATAGTGGATTTTATCCCAATTATCAATTGCGATTGTTTCAAAAGGACAAAGGCAAGTTTGGTGGTGGTCTCGTGCATGAAAGGGTTCAATTGGAAAGAACTCCCCAAAAATTAAGCCACCCTTTACACCACTATTCATACAAAAATATTTCAGATCATTTGCGATTCATTGATCGATATTCCAGTCTGTTTGCAGAAGAAGAATTTCGAAAAGGAAAACGCAGTGGAATCCTTTGGGCTTTTGGGAAAGGATTCTTCAAAGCATTCTATATGTATTGGATACGATTGGGTATCTTGGATGGCAAAGAGGGTTTTGTCCTTGCAACCTTAGGCTTTTATTATAATTTTTTAAAATATTTAAAACTGTATGAAAAAGGGAAAGACCCTTCAATCTCGTCTTTCTTTGTTATGATTGATCCGGTTCATAATGTAGAGGGCGATGAAACCGCCAAGGAAGATGGCAACCAAATTCACATTTGA